One Halichondria panicea chromosome 3, odHalPani1.1, whole genome shotgun sequence genomic region harbors:
- the LOC135333939 gene encoding uncharacterized protein LOC135333939 isoform X3: protein MDIHSAARAGDLSALQDAIKRGDDVNSVNEDGWTPLWWAASEDHADCIRELLSSGAVVDLADKNGWTPLIRAAKDGHADCVRELLSSGAVVDLADKNGRTPLYWAAGAGYTDCVRELLSSGAVMDLANKKGWTPLMEAAREGHTDCVRELLSSGAVVDLADMYGNTSLMKAAYRGHVDTVRELLSSGASPLCTNKYRDTALMRAKESPNPSIIKLLEEAAESHSRPQSVQILPRNGTVVTDTETKKPVYQNKAAGETLTTPTGYPLHQTSAHPNVTFYGEPQEKEFTSSGGYADFDNGVEVTVPANAVPAGTSVSIKVQPSLAPKDVFVMPEGIQSASPSYLIFGEGLNGEVTLSMEHHVRVSTQQEADDLLFLQADSSPKRCGSKSVYEYREVLEGRSEFTPGGDTGGLTLGTRLKNFFKIGRRKRGNTDSNLYTVRVYRSPPHTTEDTLAIIAVSLCGSLYAKLMDEKVIPREYPEVSSKSIDRTTQGSLTFVDMCATLNIHPVLGWSVEPDKKLISRSEVDQPEMEKFRPEDLHDYPPRIICRLFPEKNAPKRTTCIISLSGLLPQVKVHLPLKPPTPKVAVDTTKLQEATDELRRSALAVSGTQLGSTVKSVVSLMERMIAALRSYSLSELTGHTDSIRTEIASVLVVTRRVVEECTVQSISENMGASLSKMNTLSHQLRRLVRVKLRYCLDQSEETAALVDLVENGANLLRAVDCLLRDIHTLSGVSGLAERIDIEHPLLNNEIETTEFPILACYFDNVKMYSLALGLTPAQQTDVRQIKVLEDTQTAMMECLSLWQRSNPAAATYRTLLKLLVRMRKHEIANKVFKHCLENSKLT, encoded by the exons ATGGACATACACAGTGCTGCCAGGGCTGGTGACTTGAGTGCTTTACAAGATGCCATCAAGAGGGGAGATGATGTCAACAGTGTGAATGAG gatgggtggactccactctGGTGGGCAGCCAGTGAAGATCACGCCGACTGtattagagagctgctctcctcaggagccgtggtggacctggctgacaag aatgggtggactccactcatAAGGGCAGCAAAGGATGGTCACGCTGACTGtgttagagagctgctctcctcaggagccgtggtggacctggctgacaag AATGGGCGTACTCCACTCTATTGGGCAGCCGGTGCAGGttacactgactgtgttagagagctgctctcctcaggagccgtcatggacctggctaacaag AAggggtggactccactcatggAGGCAGCCAGGgaaggtcacactgactgtgtaaGAGAGCTGCTTTCCTCAGgggccgtggtggacctggctgacatg TATGGAAACACTTCACTCATGAAGGCAGCCTACAGGGGACATGTAGATACTGTGAGGGAGCTTCTCTCATCAGGGGCTTCCCCTCTCTGCACTAATAAA TATAGAGACACTGCTCTGATGAGAGCCAAGGAATCACCTAACCCTTCAATAATAAAACTTCTGGAGGAAGCTGCTGAATCACAT tcaCGTCCGCAGTCTGTGCAGATCCTCCCTAGAAACGGAACTGTCGTTACTGACACAGAAAC gaagaagccagtcTACCAGAACAAGGCAGCAGGGGAAACCCTCACCACACCAACTGGGT ATCCCCTGCACCAAACCTCCGCACACCCTAATGTCACTTTTTATGGCGAGCCTCAAGAGAAGGAGTTCACCTCCAGTGGTGGTTATGCCGACTTTGATAATGGAGTTGAAGTGACTGTTCCAGCTAATGCTGTCCCAGCAGGGACCTCTGTGAGCATTAAAGTCCAACCCAGTCTTGCACCCAAGGATGTATTTGTGATGCCTGAGGGCATTCAGTCTGCCAGTCCGTCCTACTTGATCTTTGGTGAAGGTCTAAACGGAGAAGTGACCCTGAGCATGGAGCATCATGTACGAGTGTCCACCCAACAAGAAGCTGATGATCTCCTCTTTCTCCAAGCTGACTCGTCTCCCAAGAGATGTGGTTCAAAGAGTGTCTATGAGTACCGGGAGGTACTAGAGgggaggtcagagttcactcCTGGAGGTGACACTGGGGGACTGACGCTAGGCACACGACTGAAGAACTTCTTTAAAATTGGGAGGAGAAAAAGAG GCAATACTGACAGTAACCTCTACACTGTCAGAGTTTACCggtctcctccacacacaactgAGGACACGCTAGCCATCATTGCAGTCAGTCTCTGTGGGAGCTTATACGCTAAG TTGATGGATGAAAAGGTGATCCCACGAGAGTATCCTGAAGTGTCTTCAAAGTCAATTGACAGAACGACTCAAGGATCACTGACGTTTGTTGATATGTGTGCCACTCTCAACATTCACCCAGTGCTGGGATGGTCTGTGGAACCAGACAAGAAATTG ATCTCGCGTAGTGAAGTGGATCAGCCTGAGATGGAGAAGTTCAGACCTGAGGATCTCCACGACTACCCTCCCAGGATAATCTGCAGGCTCTTCCCTGAGAAGAATGCTCCCAAGAGAACCACTTGTATCATCTCCTTGTCTGGACTACTGCcacaggtcaaagttcacctACCATTGAAGCCACCCACCCCCAAAGTTGCCGTGGATACTACTAAACTACAG GAGGCCACTGATGAGTTGAGAAGGTCTGCCCTGGCAGTGAGTGGCACACAACTTGGCTCTACTGTGAAGAGTGTAGTGTCTCTAATGGAGAGAATGATTGCTGCTCTGAG GTCATATTCTCTGAGTGAGCTGACAGGCCACACTGACTCCATACGGACAGAGATAGCGTCGGTCCTTGTAGTGACCAGGAGGGTTGTCGAGGAGTGCACAGTACAGAGCATCAGTGAGAACATGGGAGCCAGTCTCTCTAAGATGAACACTTTATCTCACCAGCTTCGTCGGTTGGTCAGGGTCAAACTCAGATACTGTCTAG ACCAGTCAGAGGAGACAGCTGCTCTTGTTGACCTGGTGGAGAATGGAGCTAATTTGTTGAGAGCTGTGGACTGTCTACTCAGGGACATCCACACACTCAGTGGAGTCAGTG GCCTGGCAGAGAGGATAGACATTGAACACCCTCTACTCAACAACGAGATTGAGACAACAGAGTTCCCAATTTTGGCTTGTTATTTCGACAACGTGAAAATGTACTCTCTAGCGTTGGGACTCACTCCTGCTCAGCAAACTGATGTGAGGCAGATTAAAGTTTTAGAAGACACACAAACGGCCATGATGGAGTGCTTGTCCCTGTGGCAGAGGAGTAACCCAGCTGCTGCAACATATAGAACTCTTCTGAAACTACTCGTAAGAATGAGGAAACATGAAATTGCTAACAAAGTATTCAAACATTGCCTAGAGAATAGTAAACTtacatag
- the LOC135333939 gene encoding uncharacterized protein LOC135333939 isoform X4: protein MDIHSAARAGDLSALQDAIKRGDDVNSVNEYGNTSLMKAAYRGHVDTVRELLSSGASPLCTNKYRDTALMRAKESPNPSIIKLLEEAAESHSRPQSVQILPRNGTVVTDTETKKPVYQNKAAGETLTTPTGCKCVLVLYPAHGFVCFTSCVDPLHQTSAHPNVTFYGEPQEKEFTSSGGYADFDNGVEVTVPANAVPAGTSVSIKVQPSLAPKDVFVMPEGIQSASPSYLIFGEGLNGEVTLSMEHHVRVSTQQEADDLLFLQADSSPKRCGSKSVYEYREVLEGRSEFTPGGDTGGLTLGTRLKNFFKIGRRKRGNTDSNLYTVRVYRSPPHTTEDTLAIIAVSLCGSLYAKLMDEKVIPREYPEVSSKSIDRTTQGSLTFVDMCATLNIHPVLGWSVEPDKKLISRSEVDQPEMEKFRPEDLHDYPPRIICRLFPEKNAPKRTTCIISLSGLLPQVKVHLPLKPPTPKVAVDTTKLQEATDELRRSALAVSGTQLGSTVKSVVSLMERMIAALRSYSLSELTGHTDSIRTEIASVLVVTRRVVEECTVQSISENMGASLSKMNTLSHQLRRLVRVKLRYCLDQSEETAALVDLVENGANLLRAVDCLLRDIHTLSGVSGLAERIDIEHPLLNNEIETTEFPILACYFDNVKMYSLALGLTPAQQTDVRQIKVLEDTQTAMMECLSLWQRSNPAAATYRTLLKLLVRMRKHEIANKVFKHCLENSKLT from the exons ATGGACATACACAGTGCTGCCAGGGCTGGTGACTTGAGTGCTTTACAAGATGCCATCAAGAGGGGAGATGATGTCAACAGTGTGAATGAG TATGGAAACACTTCACTCATGAAGGCAGCCTACAGGGGACATGTAGATACTGTGAGGGAGCTTCTCTCATCAGGGGCTTCCCCTCTCTGCACTAATAAA TATAGAGACACTGCTCTGATGAGAGCCAAGGAATCACCTAACCCTTCAATAATAAAACTTCTGGAGGAAGCTGCTGAATCACAT tcaCGTCCGCAGTCTGTGCAGATCCTCCCTAGAAACGGAACTGTCGTTACTGACACAGAAAC gaagaagccagtcTACCAGAACAAGGCAGCAGGGGAAACCCTCACCACACCAACTGGGTGTAAGTGTGTTCTTGTGCTGTATCCAGCACATGGTTTTGTGTGTTTTACCTCCTGTGTAGATCCCCTGCACCAAACCTCCGCACACCCTAATGTCACTTTTTATGGCGAGCCTCAAGAGAAGGAGTTCACCTCCAGTGGTGGTTATGCCGACTTTGATAATGGAGTTGAAGTGACTGTTCCAGCTAATGCTGTCCCAGCAGGGACCTCTGTGAGCATTAAAGTCCAACCCAGTCTTGCACCCAAGGATGTATTTGTGATGCCTGAGGGCATTCAGTCTGCCAGTCCGTCCTACTTGATCTTTGGTGAAGGTCTAAACGGAGAAGTGACCCTGAGCATGGAGCATCATGTACGAGTGTCCACCCAACAAGAAGCTGATGATCTCCTCTTTCTCCAAGCTGACTCGTCTCCCAAGAGATGTGGTTCAAAGAGTGTCTATGAGTACCGGGAGGTACTAGAGgggaggtcagagttcactcCTGGAGGTGACACTGGGGGACTGACGCTAGGCACACGACTGAAGAACTTCTTTAAAATTGGGAGGAGAAAAAGAG GCAATACTGACAGTAACCTCTACACTGTCAGAGTTTACCggtctcctccacacacaactgAGGACACGCTAGCCATCATTGCAGTCAGTCTCTGTGGGAGCTTATACGCTAAG TTGATGGATGAAAAGGTGATCCCACGAGAGTATCCTGAAGTGTCTTCAAAGTCAATTGACAGAACGACTCAAGGATCACTGACGTTTGTTGATATGTGTGCCACTCTCAACATTCACCCAGTGCTGGGATGGTCTGTGGAACCAGACAAGAAATTG ATCTCGCGTAGTGAAGTGGATCAGCCTGAGATGGAGAAGTTCAGACCTGAGGATCTCCACGACTACCCTCCCAGGATAATCTGCAGGCTCTTCCCTGAGAAGAATGCTCCCAAGAGAACCACTTGTATCATCTCCTTGTCTGGACTACTGCcacaggtcaaagttcacctACCATTGAAGCCACCCACCCCCAAAGTTGCCGTGGATACTACTAAACTACAG GAGGCCACTGATGAGTTGAGAAGGTCTGCCCTGGCAGTGAGTGGCACACAACTTGGCTCTACTGTGAAGAGTGTAGTGTCTCTAATGGAGAGAATGATTGCTGCTCTGAG GTCATATTCTCTGAGTGAGCTGACAGGCCACACTGACTCCATACGGACAGAGATAGCGTCGGTCCTTGTAGTGACCAGGAGGGTTGTCGAGGAGTGCACAGTACAGAGCATCAGTGAGAACATGGGAGCCAGTCTCTCTAAGATGAACACTTTATCTCACCAGCTTCGTCGGTTGGTCAGGGTCAAACTCAGATACTGTCTAG ACCAGTCAGAGGAGACAGCTGCTCTTGTTGACCTGGTGGAGAATGGAGCTAATTTGTTGAGAGCTGTGGACTGTCTACTCAGGGACATCCACACACTCAGTGGAGTCAGTG GCCTGGCAGAGAGGATAGACATTGAACACCCTCTACTCAACAACGAGATTGAGACAACAGAGTTCCCAATTTTGGCTTGTTATTTCGACAACGTGAAAATGTACTCTCTAGCGTTGGGACTCACTCCTGCTCAGCAAACTGATGTGAGGCAGATTAAAGTTTTAGAAGACACACAAACGGCCATGATGGAGTGCTTGTCCCTGTGGCAGAGGAGTAACCCAGCTGCTGCAACATATAGAACTCTTCTGAAACTACTCGTAAGAATGAGGAAACATGAAATTGCTAACAAAGTATTCAAACATTGCCTAGAGAATAGTAAACTtacatag
- the LOC135333939 gene encoding uncharacterized protein LOC135333939 isoform X1 yields MDIHSAARAGDLSALQDAIKRGDDVNSVNEDGWTPLWWAASEDHADCIRELLSSGAVVDLADKNGWTPLIRAAKDGHADCVRELLSSGAVVDLADKNGRTPLYWAAGAGYTDCVRELLSSGAVMDLANKKGWTPLMEAAREGHTDCVRELLSSGAVVDLADMYGNTSLMKAAYRGHVDTVRELLSSGASPLCTNKYRDTALMRAKESPNPSIIKLLEEAAESHSRPQSVQILPRNGTVVTDTETKKPVYQNKAAGETLTTPTGCKCVLVLYPAHGFVCFTSCVDPLHQTSAHPNVTFYGEPQEKEFTSSGGYADFDNGVEVTVPANAVPAGTSVSIKVQPSLAPKDVFVMPEGIQSASPSYLIFGEGLNGEVTLSMEHHVRVSTQQEADDLLFLQADSSPKRCGSKSVYEYREVLEGRSEFTPGGDTGGLTLGTRLKNFFKIGRRKRGNTDSNLYTVRVYRSPPHTTEDTLAIIAVSLCGSLYAKLMDEKVIPREYPEVSSKSIDRTTQGSLTFVDMCATLNIHPVLGWSVEPDKKLISRSEVDQPEMEKFRPEDLHDYPPRIICRLFPEKNAPKRTTCIISLSGLLPQVKVHLPLKPPTPKVAVDTTKLQEATDELRRSALAVSGTQLGSTVKSVVSLMERMIAALRSYSLSELTGHTDSIRTEIASVLVVTRRVVEECTVQSISENMGASLSKMNTLSHQLRRLVRVKLRYCLDQSEETAALVDLVENGANLLRAVDCLLRDIHTLSGVSGLAERIDIEHPLLNNEIETTEFPILACYFDNVKMYSLALGLTPAQQTDVRQIKVLEDTQTAMMECLSLWQRSNPAAATYRTLLKLLVRMRKHEIANKVFKHCLENSKLT; encoded by the exons ATGGACATACACAGTGCTGCCAGGGCTGGTGACTTGAGTGCTTTACAAGATGCCATCAAGAGGGGAGATGATGTCAACAGTGTGAATGAG gatgggtggactccactctGGTGGGCAGCCAGTGAAGATCACGCCGACTGtattagagagctgctctcctcaggagccgtggtggacctggctgacaag aatgggtggactccactcatAAGGGCAGCAAAGGATGGTCACGCTGACTGtgttagagagctgctctcctcaggagccgtggtggacctggctgacaag AATGGGCGTACTCCACTCTATTGGGCAGCCGGTGCAGGttacactgactgtgttagagagctgctctcctcaggagccgtcatggacctggctaacaag AAggggtggactccactcatggAGGCAGCCAGGgaaggtcacactgactgtgtaaGAGAGCTGCTTTCCTCAGgggccgtggtggacctggctgacatg TATGGAAACACTTCACTCATGAAGGCAGCCTACAGGGGACATGTAGATACTGTGAGGGAGCTTCTCTCATCAGGGGCTTCCCCTCTCTGCACTAATAAA TATAGAGACACTGCTCTGATGAGAGCCAAGGAATCACCTAACCCTTCAATAATAAAACTTCTGGAGGAAGCTGCTGAATCACAT tcaCGTCCGCAGTCTGTGCAGATCCTCCCTAGAAACGGAACTGTCGTTACTGACACAGAAAC gaagaagccagtcTACCAGAACAAGGCAGCAGGGGAAACCCTCACCACACCAACTGGGTGTAAGTGTGTTCTTGTGCTGTATCCAGCACATGGTTTTGTGTGTTTTACCTCCTGTGTAGATCCCCTGCACCAAACCTCCGCACACCCTAATGTCACTTTTTATGGCGAGCCTCAAGAGAAGGAGTTCACCTCCAGTGGTGGTTATGCCGACTTTGATAATGGAGTTGAAGTGACTGTTCCAGCTAATGCTGTCCCAGCAGGGACCTCTGTGAGCATTAAAGTCCAACCCAGTCTTGCACCCAAGGATGTATTTGTGATGCCTGAGGGCATTCAGTCTGCCAGTCCGTCCTACTTGATCTTTGGTGAAGGTCTAAACGGAGAAGTGACCCTGAGCATGGAGCATCATGTACGAGTGTCCACCCAACAAGAAGCTGATGATCTCCTCTTTCTCCAAGCTGACTCGTCTCCCAAGAGATGTGGTTCAAAGAGTGTCTATGAGTACCGGGAGGTACTAGAGgggaggtcagagttcactcCTGGAGGTGACACTGGGGGACTGACGCTAGGCACACGACTGAAGAACTTCTTTAAAATTGGGAGGAGAAAAAGAG GCAATACTGACAGTAACCTCTACACTGTCAGAGTTTACCggtctcctccacacacaactgAGGACACGCTAGCCATCATTGCAGTCAGTCTCTGTGGGAGCTTATACGCTAAG TTGATGGATGAAAAGGTGATCCCACGAGAGTATCCTGAAGTGTCTTCAAAGTCAATTGACAGAACGACTCAAGGATCACTGACGTTTGTTGATATGTGTGCCACTCTCAACATTCACCCAGTGCTGGGATGGTCTGTGGAACCAGACAAGAAATTG ATCTCGCGTAGTGAAGTGGATCAGCCTGAGATGGAGAAGTTCAGACCTGAGGATCTCCACGACTACCCTCCCAGGATAATCTGCAGGCTCTTCCCTGAGAAGAATGCTCCCAAGAGAACCACTTGTATCATCTCCTTGTCTGGACTACTGCcacaggtcaaagttcacctACCATTGAAGCCACCCACCCCCAAAGTTGCCGTGGATACTACTAAACTACAG GAGGCCACTGATGAGTTGAGAAGGTCTGCCCTGGCAGTGAGTGGCACACAACTTGGCTCTACTGTGAAGAGTGTAGTGTCTCTAATGGAGAGAATGATTGCTGCTCTGAG GTCATATTCTCTGAGTGAGCTGACAGGCCACACTGACTCCATACGGACAGAGATAGCGTCGGTCCTTGTAGTGACCAGGAGGGTTGTCGAGGAGTGCACAGTACAGAGCATCAGTGAGAACATGGGAGCCAGTCTCTCTAAGATGAACACTTTATCTCACCAGCTTCGTCGGTTGGTCAGGGTCAAACTCAGATACTGTCTAG ACCAGTCAGAGGAGACAGCTGCTCTTGTTGACCTGGTGGAGAATGGAGCTAATTTGTTGAGAGCTGTGGACTGTCTACTCAGGGACATCCACACACTCAGTGGAGTCAGTG GCCTGGCAGAGAGGATAGACATTGAACACCCTCTACTCAACAACGAGATTGAGACAACAGAGTTCCCAATTTTGGCTTGTTATTTCGACAACGTGAAAATGTACTCTCTAGCGTTGGGACTCACTCCTGCTCAGCAAACTGATGTGAGGCAGATTAAAGTTTTAGAAGACACACAAACGGCCATGATGGAGTGCTTGTCCCTGTGGCAGAGGAGTAACCCAGCTGCTGCAACATATAGAACTCTTCTGAAACTACTCGTAAGAATGAGGAAACATGAAATTGCTAACAAAGTATTCAAACATTGCCTAGAGAATAGTAAACTtacatag
- the LOC135333939 gene encoding uncharacterized protein LOC135333939 isoform X2: MDIHSAARAGDLSALQDAIKRGDDVNSVNEDGWTPLWWAASEDHADCIRELLSSGAVVDLADKNGWTPLIRAAKDGHADCVRELLSSGAVVDLADKNGRTPLYWAAGAGYTDCVRELLSSGAVMDLANKKGWTPLMEAAREGHTDCVRELLSSGAVVDLADMYGNTSLMKAAYRGHVDTVRELLSSGASPLCTNKYRDTALMRAKESPNPSIIKLLEEAAESHSRPQSVQILPRNGTVVTDTETKKPVYQNKAAGETLTTPTGCKCVLVLYPAHGFVCFTSCVDPLHQTSAHPNVTFYGEPQEKEFTSSGGYADFDNGVEVTVPANAVPAGTSVSIKVQPSLAPKDVFVMPEGIQSASPSYLIFGEGLNGEVTLSMEHHVRVSTQQEADDLLFLQADSSPKRCGSKSVYEYREVLEGRSEFTPGGDTGGLTLGTRLKNFFKIGRRKRGNTDSNLYTVRVYRSPPHTTEDTLAIIAVSLCGSLYAKLMDEKVIPREYPEVSSKSIDRTTQGSLTFVDMCATLNIHPVLGWSVEPDKKLISRSEVDQPEMEKFRPEDLHDYPPRIICRLFPEKNAPKRTTCIISLSGLLPQVKVHLPLKPPTPKVAVDTTKLQEATDELRRSALAVSGTQLGSTVKSVVSLMERMIAALRSYSLSELTGHTDSIRTEIASVLVVTRRVVEECTVQSISENMGASLSKMNTLSHQLRRLVRVKLRYCLDQSEETAALVDLVENGANLLRAVDCLLRDIHTLSGVSERIDIEHPLLNNEIDRKEFVYLAAYFDDVILYSQALELTLPEQADVRRFLVLYDTRTAMMECLSLWQKRKPATTTYIALIKLLLRMRKYEIASKVYKHCLENSKLT; this comes from the exons ATGGACATACACAGTGCTGCCAGGGCTGGTGACTTGAGTGCTTTACAAGATGCCATCAAGAGGGGAGATGATGTCAACAGTGTGAATGAG gatgggtggactccactctGGTGGGCAGCCAGTGAAGATCACGCCGACTGtattagagagctgctctcctcaggagccgtggtggacctggctgacaag aatgggtggactccactcatAAGGGCAGCAAAGGATGGTCACGCTGACTGtgttagagagctgctctcctcaggagccgtggtggacctggctgacaag AATGGGCGTACTCCACTCTATTGGGCAGCCGGTGCAGGttacactgactgtgttagagagctgctctcctcaggagccgtcatggacctggctaacaag AAggggtggactccactcatggAGGCAGCCAGGgaaggtcacactgactgtgtaaGAGAGCTGCTTTCCTCAGgggccgtggtggacctggctgacatg TATGGAAACACTTCACTCATGAAGGCAGCCTACAGGGGACATGTAGATACTGTGAGGGAGCTTCTCTCATCAGGGGCTTCCCCTCTCTGCACTAATAAA TATAGAGACACTGCTCTGATGAGAGCCAAGGAATCACCTAACCCTTCAATAATAAAACTTCTGGAGGAAGCTGCTGAATCACAT tcaCGTCCGCAGTCTGTGCAGATCCTCCCTAGAAACGGAACTGTCGTTACTGACACAGAAAC gaagaagccagtcTACCAGAACAAGGCAGCAGGGGAAACCCTCACCACACCAACTGGGTGTAAGTGTGTTCTTGTGCTGTATCCAGCACATGGTTTTGTGTGTTTTACCTCCTGTGTAGATCCCCTGCACCAAACCTCCGCACACCCTAATGTCACTTTTTATGGCGAGCCTCAAGAGAAGGAGTTCACCTCCAGTGGTGGTTATGCCGACTTTGATAATGGAGTTGAAGTGACTGTTCCAGCTAATGCTGTCCCAGCAGGGACCTCTGTGAGCATTAAAGTCCAACCCAGTCTTGCACCCAAGGATGTATTTGTGATGCCTGAGGGCATTCAGTCTGCCAGTCCGTCCTACTTGATCTTTGGTGAAGGTCTAAACGGAGAAGTGACCCTGAGCATGGAGCATCATGTACGAGTGTCCACCCAACAAGAAGCTGATGATCTCCTCTTTCTCCAAGCTGACTCGTCTCCCAAGAGATGTGGTTCAAAGAGTGTCTATGAGTACCGGGAGGTACTAGAGgggaggtcagagttcactcCTGGAGGTGACACTGGGGGACTGACGCTAGGCACACGACTGAAGAACTTCTTTAAAATTGGGAGGAGAAAAAGAG GCAATACTGACAGTAACCTCTACACTGTCAGAGTTTACCggtctcctccacacacaactgAGGACACGCTAGCCATCATTGCAGTCAGTCTCTGTGGGAGCTTATACGCTAAG TTGATGGATGAAAAGGTGATCCCACGAGAGTATCCTGAAGTGTCTTCAAAGTCAATTGACAGAACGACTCAAGGATCACTGACGTTTGTTGATATGTGTGCCACTCTCAACATTCACCCAGTGCTGGGATGGTCTGTGGAACCAGACAAGAAATTG ATCTCGCGTAGTGAAGTGGATCAGCCTGAGATGGAGAAGTTCAGACCTGAGGATCTCCACGACTACCCTCCCAGGATAATCTGCAGGCTCTTCCCTGAGAAGAATGCTCCCAAGAGAACCACTTGTATCATCTCCTTGTCTGGACTACTGCcacaggtcaaagttcacctACCATTGAAGCCACCCACCCCCAAAGTTGCCGTGGATACTACTAAACTACAG GAGGCCACTGATGAGTTGAGAAGGTCTGCCCTGGCAGTGAGTGGCACACAACTTGGCTCTACTGTGAAGAGTGTAGTGTCTCTAATGGAGAGAATGATTGCTGCTCTGAG GTCATATTCTCTGAGTGAGCTGACAGGCCACACTGACTCCATACGGACAGAGATAGCGTCGGTCCTTGTAGTGACCAGGAGGGTTGTCGAGGAGTGCACAGTACAGAGCATCAGTGAGAACATGGGAGCCAGTCTCTCTAAGATGAACACTTTATCTCACCAGCTTCGTCGGTTGGTCAGGGTCAAACTCAGATACTGTCTAG ACCAGTCAGAGGAGACAGCTGCTCTTGTTGACCTGGTGGAGAATGGAGCTAATTTGTTGAGAGCTGTGGACTGTCTACTCAGGGACATCCACACACTCAGTGGAGTCAGTG AGAGGATAGACATTGAACACCCTCTACTCAACAACGAGATTGACAGAAAAGAGTTCGTATATTTGGCCGCTTACTTCGACGACGTGATATTGTACTCTCAGGCATTGGAACTCACTCTTCCTGAGCAAGCTGATGTGAGGCGGTTTCTAGTTTTGTATGACACACGAACGGCCATGATGGAGTGTTTGTCCCTGTGGCAAAAAAGAAAGCCAGCTACTACAACATACATCGCTCTTATTAAACTACTCCTAAGAATGAGGAAATATGAGATTGCAAGTAAAGTATATAAACATTGCCTAGAGAATAGTAAACTTACATAG
- the LOC135333948 gene encoding LOW QUALITY PROTEIN: selenoprotein K-like (The sequence of the model RefSeq protein was modified relative to this genomic sequence to represent the inferred CDS: deleted 1 base in 1 codon) gives MVYLSGGKVLENRSWLSVDGIVDLFWAVINFFVLFCKTLISPGASAIGLSRSTDYRRSGVADQGRRIGRVGKGAGGGAGPPPMGGG, from the exons ATGGTGTATTTATCAGGAG GTAAAGTCCTTGAGAACAGGTCATGGCTGAGTGTGGACGGT ATCGTTGACTTGTTCTGGGCTGTCATTAACTTCTTTGTCTTGTT CTGCAAGACTCTAATAAGCCCTGGAGCTAGTGCTATTGGACTATCACGCAGCACAGACTATAGGCGATCTGGAGT tgctgaTCAAGGGAGACGAATTGGTCGTGTTGGTAAGGGTGCTGGTGGTGGTGCTGGACCTCCCCCCATGGGCGGTGGATGA